A section of the Thermotoga caldifontis AZM44c09 genome encodes:
- a CDS encoding M14 family zinc carboxypeptidase — MDFQSVVKEIPDYKRFFYVDELDQRTDQLAKKFPDVVEVTVAGYSRKNHPIKLIKIKGGSRNALLFGCPHPNEPIGAMMLDFLAEKLASDEKFRSQFDYTWYIIKVIDPDGTKLNEGWFSNPESIRSYAQHFYRPPGYLQVEWTFPVDYKTLHFHNPLPETQVLMKIIDETRPSFMYSLHNAGFGGVYYYISKEAEPLYEIYQKIPSMFGVPLSLGEPEVPYAKTLSKAVYKLFPISEEYDYLEKHASVDPAQIIRAGASSDEYASRVANTFSLVCEVPYYYDPRIEDTSEANMSRRQAKLIAWERSKEHYEKIKEPFEYCASFEEAKNFAFYETLKNYVETMPAHLEAERHWIETDPELERKATVAEVFDNLYVTQFYQSLSLGMLKRLIDGVLSLREDEKLKELKQKVEEAFEEKIDYLYKNLNYRAIPIKNLVAIQLLAGLHTAWYLQGGSES; from the coding sequence ATGGACTTTCAGAGCGTGGTTAAAGAAATTCCTGACTATAAAAGATTCTTCTACGTGGACGAATTAGACCAGAGAACGGACCAACTTGCAAAGAAATTCCCAGACGTCGTGGAAGTCACGGTGGCCGGATACTCACGGAAGAATCATCCCATAAAGTTGATAAAGATCAAGGGTGGATCGCGGAACGCGTTGCTCTTTGGTTGTCCACATCCCAACGAACCCATAGGTGCGATGATGCTGGACTTTCTCGCTGAGAAGCTCGCGAGCGATGAAAAATTCAGATCTCAGTTTGACTACACCTGGTACATCATAAAGGTGATCGATCCAGACGGGACGAAGTTGAACGAAGGGTGGTTTTCAAATCCAGAATCCATAAGGAGCTACGCACAGCATTTCTACAGACCTCCTGGATACCTGCAGGTCGAATGGACGTTCCCGGTGGATTACAAGACTTTGCACTTCCACAACCCGCTTCCGGAGACGCAGGTGTTGATGAAGATCATCGACGAAACCAGACCTTCCTTCATGTACTCTCTGCACAACGCGGGTTTCGGAGGCGTGTACTACTACATAAGCAAAGAGGCAGAACCACTGTACGAGATCTATCAGAAAATACCGTCCATGTTCGGCGTGCCACTCTCGCTCGGAGAACCGGAAGTTCCGTACGCGAAGACTCTTTCCAAGGCTGTTTACAAGCTGTTTCCCATCAGTGAGGAGTACGACTATCTCGAAAAGCATGCAAGTGTGGATCCTGCACAGATCATCAGAGCTGGTGCCAGTTCGGACGAGTACGCGAGCAGGGTCGCAAACACTTTTTCACTGGTGTGCGAGGTACCCTACTATTACGATCCCAGGATCGAAGACACATCGGAAGCAAACATGAGCAGGAGACAGGCCAAATTGATCGCGTGGGAGAGGTCCAAAGAGCATTACGAAAAGATCAAAGAGCCGTTCGAGTACTGTGCGAGCTTTGAGGAGGCCAAAAATTTCGCGTTCTACGAGACGCTGAAGAACTACGTGGAAACCATGCCGGCGCATTTAGAAGCGGAAAGACACTGGATCGAGACGGATCCGGAACTCGAGAGGAAGGCCACGGTCGCAGAGGTGTTTGACAATCTGTACGTGACTCAATTCTACCAGAGTCTGAGCTTAGGCATGCTCAAAAGGTTGATAGACGGTGTTCTGAGCCTGAGAGAGGATGAAAAGCTGAAAGAGTTGAAGCAAAAAGTGGAGGAAGCTTTCGAGGAGAAGATCGATTATCTGTACAAGAATTTGAATTACAGGGCAATCCCGATAAAGAATCTGGTCGCCATCCAGTTGCTTGCGGGCCTGCACACGGCCTGGTATCTCCAGGGAGGTTCCGAGTCTTGA
- a CDS encoding ABC transporter permease, producing MKRYLLIRFLELIPIFFLISLIIFLILNAMPGDPLLAMRMENPRAMARDPARIAELRKYYHLDDPLIVRYAVWLWSFLRADLGYSSMYKQPVLGIILKRLPNTLLLTITAWLIGLFVAFPIGIYSAVKKYSFFDYFFTVLAFIGISMPTFWFALMAIIVFSVWLGWFPVTGVQTYGVSGFWNVFFDRLKHLALPALVLGLVQVAYWVRYIRTALLEVLDQDYIRTAYSKGADERRVILKHALRNALIPIITIIALDIPYFFGGALIIETIFSWPGMGRLIYEAVLASDYNLAINCLMFLAVITLLSNLLADILYVIVDPRIRLGEKAV from the coding sequence TTGAAGAGGTATCTTCTGATAAGGTTTCTCGAGTTGATACCCATCTTCTTTCTGATCTCTCTCATCATCTTTCTCATCCTGAACGCCATGCCCGGTGATCCATTGCTGGCCATGAGGATGGAAAACCCGAGGGCCATGGCGCGTGATCCCGCCAGGATCGCCGAGTTGAGAAAATACTATCATCTGGACGATCCTCTCATAGTTCGCTACGCGGTGTGGCTCTGGAGTTTCCTCAGGGCCGATCTGGGGTACTCTTCGATGTACAAACAACCCGTGCTCGGGATAATACTGAAACGTCTTCCAAACACGCTGCTTTTGACGATAACGGCCTGGCTGATAGGCCTGTTTGTCGCTTTCCCCATAGGTATCTACTCGGCGGTGAAGAAATATTCTTTCTTCGATTATTTCTTCACCGTTCTGGCGTTCATCGGCATATCCATGCCGACCTTCTGGTTCGCGCTGATGGCCATAATCGTTTTCTCCGTGTGGCTGGGATGGTTCCCCGTGACGGGCGTTCAGACGTACGGTGTGAGCGGTTTCTGGAACGTTTTCTTCGACAGGCTTAAACATCTGGCCCTACCCGCGCTCGTGCTCGGATTGGTGCAGGTGGCCTACTGGGTCAGGTACATCAGGACTGCCCTGCTGGAAGTTCTGGACCAGGACTACATCAGGACTGCCTATTCGAAGGGAGCGGATGAAAGAAGGGTGATACTGAAACACGCCCTGAGGAACGCGCTTATCCCGATAATAACCATCATCGCACTGGACATACCCTATTTCTTCGGAGGTGCGTTGATCATCGAGACGATCTTCTCCTGGCCAGGTATGGGTAGGCTCATCTACGAGGCGGTGCTGGCGAGCGATTACAACCTGGCGATAAACTGTCTGATGTTTCTCGCCGTGATCACGCTGCTCTCGAACCTGCTCGCGGACATACTCTACGTGATCGTGGATCCGAGGATCAGACTGGGTGAAAAGGCGGTGTGA
- a CDS encoding ABC transporter permease, translating into MVLPMKKAVERLEEESVPFPIGTYWQLVRRKFLQHKLALFGLISLSCVVFLSVFGPLFTSRAYDEMDLLNRFKPPLTAGYLFGTDELGRDVLVRIMYGGRVSLLVGFTSSLLSTAIGLIVGLVSGYLGGIVDRLLMRFVDVMLSIPMFPVLLILTMVFGSGMKNTILVLTVFGWMGVSRLVRGVVLSLRENEYITAARVLGTSRLKILFRHILPNVMPITIVSLTLNLSYAILAESSLSYLGLGIQPPTPSWGNMLQRAMNYILATGLEKVVPWWLVFFPGFMIFITVLSVNFLGDGLRDALDPRFVSES; encoded by the coding sequence ATGGTCCTGCCCATGAAAAAAGCTGTCGAACGACTCGAAGAAGAGAGTGTGCCGTTTCCCATAGGTACCTACTGGCAACTGGTGAGGAGAAAATTCCTGCAGCACAAACTGGCACTCTTCGGCCTCATCTCGCTCAGCTGTGTGGTCTTCCTGAGCGTGTTCGGCCCTCTCTTCACGTCGAGGGCGTACGATGAGATGGACCTTTTGAACAGGTTCAAGCCGCCTTTGACAGCAGGTTATTTGTTCGGTACGGACGAGCTCGGTAGAGACGTCTTGGTGCGCATCATGTACGGTGGAAGAGTCTCGTTGCTGGTGGGCTTCACTTCTTCCTTACTTTCCACCGCGATAGGACTCATTGTCGGATTAGTTTCGGGTTATCTCGGTGGCATCGTGGACAGGCTCTTGATGAGGTTTGTGGACGTGATGCTTTCAATACCGATGTTCCCGGTGCTTTTGATCCTGACGATGGTTTTCGGTTCCGGTATGAAGAACACCATCTTGGTCCTGACCGTGTTCGGCTGGATGGGAGTTTCTCGGCTCGTCAGGGGTGTGGTTCTGTCACTCAGAGAGAACGAGTACATAACGGCGGCCAGGGTGCTCGGAACGAGCAGGTTGAAAATACTCTTCAGGCACATCCTGCCGAACGTGATGCCCATCACCATCGTCTCGTTGACGCTGAACCTTTCTTACGCGATCCTTGCCGAATCTTCTCTCAGTTATCTGGGCCTCGGCATACAGCCCCCAACACCATCCTGGGGCAACATGTTGCAGCGCGCCATGAACTACATCTTGGCGACTGGCCTTGAAAAGGTTGTCCCCTGGTGGCTCGTGTTCTTTCCCGGCTTCATGATCTTCATAACCGTGCTGAGTGTGAACTTTCTGGGCGACGGGCTCAGAGATGCGCTGGATCCGAGGTTCGTGAGCGAATCATGA